One Verrucomicrobiota bacterium JB022 genomic region harbors:
- the hemF gene encoding oxygen-dependent coproporphyrinogen oxidase translates to MSLDNISFVRAYLQGLQNRISYGMEHLDPQAEHRRDSWEREEGGGGESRVWADGAIFEKAGVNFSDVRGKEMPASATAHRPQLAGKPFRAMGVSVVMHPLNPFCPTSHMNVRLFVAGPLAEGEKSKPKDNVWWFGGGFDLTPFYPFPEDVRLWHAAARKALEPFGEEDQYYTQFKEWCDRYFFLPHRDETRGVGGLFFDDFNELGFDDSFNLMQAVGDAYWPTYEEILKRRHETEYTEHHRQFQLYRRGRYAEFNLVYDRGTLFGLQSRGRVESILMSMPPLARWVYDWKAEENSEEARLHEFLQPRDWLSEPTGASA, encoded by the coding sequence ATCTCGCTCGACAACATCAGCTTCGTCCGGGCTTACCTGCAGGGCCTGCAAAACCGCATCTCCTACGGCATGGAGCACCTCGACCCGCAGGCCGAGCACCGGCGCGACAGTTGGGAGCGTGAGGAGGGCGGCGGCGGCGAGTCTCGCGTGTGGGCCGATGGCGCGATCTTCGAAAAGGCGGGCGTCAACTTCTCCGACGTGCGCGGCAAGGAGATGCCGGCCTCGGCCACCGCCCACCGTCCGCAGCTGGCAGGCAAGCCCTTCCGCGCGATGGGCGTCTCGGTCGTAATGCACCCGTTGAACCCGTTTTGTCCCACCAGCCACATGAACGTGCGGCTATTTGTGGCCGGGCCGCTGGCGGAGGGCGAAAAAAGCAAGCCGAAGGACAATGTGTGGTGGTTTGGCGGCGGCTTCGACCTCACCCCGTTCTACCCCTTCCCCGAAGACGTGCGCCTGTGGCACGCCGCAGCCCGCAAGGCGCTGGAGCCATTTGGGGAGGAGGACCAGTATTACACCCAGTTCAAGGAGTGGTGTGACCGCTACTTCTTCCTGCCCCACCGCGACGAGACCCGGGGCGTGGGCGGTCTGTTTTTCGACGATTTCAACGAGCTGGGTTTCGACGACTCGTTTAACTTGATGCAGGCGGTGGGCGATGCCTATTGGCCGACCTACGAGGAGATCCTGAAGCGCCGCCACGAGACGGAATACACCGAGCATCACCGCCAGTTCCAGCTCTACCGGCGCGGGCGCTATGCCGAGTTCAACCTCGTCTACGACCGGGGCACCTTGTTCGGCCTGCAGAGCCGGGGCCGCGTGGAGAGCATCCTGATGTCGATGCCGCCGCTGGCCCGCTGGGTCTACGACTGGAAGGCGGAGGAAAACAGCGAAGAGGCCCGCTTGCACGAGTTCCTGCAGCCGCGCGACTGGCTAAGCGAGCCAACCGGCGCTTCCGCTTGA
- a CDS encoding AEC family transporter has product MPLLLAATADYSYARILLAALPIFAVTLTAFGLRWRGLWKSEGDGPLLWLLVHVLMPCLLFRLVSGNAVLMDPLDVIWPPLVGFSLVLTGFALAWVVGGWMGLRVGAGRRTFAFAIGIFNYGYMAIPLVEALFGPTDTMGVLVVHNLGIEMALWTVGIMLVSGEFAKGFVSKLFNPPAIALILGLVANFTGLYAHIPPWLDRTLLFFGNCGIPVGLILAGGTLAEVAKAGAWKENPRTPLVGTLLRLGILPAVFLLVAVLLPPSLQDLRRVVVVQAAMPAGMIPIVLAKHYGGEPKVAVQIVVATTVGAFFTMPWWIRVGLGLIGEG; this is encoded by the coding sequence ATGCCGCTCTTGCTCGCCGCGACCGCCGACTACTCTTACGCCAGGATCCTGCTCGCTGCCCTGCCGATCTTCGCGGTAACGCTGACGGCCTTCGGGCTGCGCTGGCGCGGCCTTTGGAAGAGCGAGGGCGATGGCCCGCTGCTGTGGCTGCTGGTGCACGTGCTGATGCCCTGCCTGCTCTTCCGCCTCGTCAGCGGCAACGCGGTGTTGATGGACCCGCTCGACGTGATCTGGCCGCCGCTGGTGGGCTTCAGCCTCGTCTTGACCGGCTTTGCCCTGGCGTGGGTCGTAGGCGGCTGGATGGGGCTGCGCGTAGGGGCCGGGCGGCGTACCTTCGCCTTCGCGATCGGTATCTTCAACTACGGCTACATGGCGATCCCGCTCGTGGAGGCCCTTTTTGGCCCGACCGACACTATGGGTGTGCTCGTGGTCCACAACCTGGGCATCGAGATGGCGCTGTGGACGGTCGGCATCATGCTCGTGTCGGGCGAATTCGCCAAGGGCTTCGTTTCCAAGCTCTTCAACCCGCCGGCCATCGCGCTGATCCTGGGGCTGGTGGCGAATTTCACCGGCCTCTACGCCCACATCCCGCCGTGGCTCGACCGCACGCTGCTGTTTTTTGGCAACTGCGGCATCCCGGTGGGCCTGATCCTCGCGGGAGGCACGCTCGCGGAAGTGGCCAAAGCGGGTGCGTGGAAGGAAAACCCGCGCACGCCACTGGTCGGGACGCTGCTGCGGCTCGGCATTCTGCCCGCCGTGTTCCTGCTCGTGGCCGTACTGCTGCCGCCCAGCCTGCAAGACCTGCGCCGCGTGGTGGTGGTGCAGGCCGCGATGCCGGCCGGCATGATCCCCATCGTATTGGCCAAGCACTACGGGGGTGAGCCCAAGGTGGCCGTGCAGATCGTGGTGGCGACGACCGTCGGCGCGTTTTTTACGATGCCGTGGTGGATCCGCGTGGGGCTCGGCCTGATCGGCGAAGGCTGA
- a CDS encoding winged helix-turn-helix domain-containing protein, translated as MGDDAQWTFFSNHAHVLIALARNPYQPLREVALAVGITERAVQRIVADLEDGGYLERSREGRRNRYTIHLKRPLRHPLEAHCELRELLHPLLSNEVTEKIED; from the coding sequence ATGGGCGACGATGCTCAGTGGACGTTTTTTTCAAATCATGCGCATGTGCTGATCGCACTGGCGCGTAATCCTTATCAACCGCTGCGGGAAGTTGCCCTGGCGGTCGGCATCACCGAGCGCGCGGTGCAACGCATTGTAGCCGATCTGGAGGACGGCGGCTACCTTGAACGCAGCCGCGAAGGTCGTCGCAATCGCTACACGATCCACCTCAAGCGCCCCCTGCGCCACCCCCTGGAAGCGCATTGCGAGCTGAGAGAGCTGCTGCACCCGCTGCTCTCCAACGAGGTGACCGAAAAGATCGAGGACTAG
- a CDS encoding translation initiation factor: MADSRKRISTEGGSGLGQSAFSSLDGLGELAALPRRETLNAPSPALGAPARKKPRMRVDVRRVKAGRGGKTVTEISGFIGLGEPELQALVQRLKTALGTGGTVRGQAIEVQGDRVEAVMERLEAEGFRAVRSGG, from the coding sequence ATGGCTGATTCACGCAAGCGTATCTCGACCGAAGGAGGCTCCGGCCTGGGGCAAAGCGCTTTTAGCTCTCTCGATGGGCTGGGGGAGCTGGCGGCTCTGCCACGCCGCGAAACCCTAAATGCGCCGTCTCCGGCCTTGGGGGCGCCCGCCCGCAAGAAGCCCCGCATGCGCGTCGACGTACGCCGTGTGAAGGCTGGGCGAGGGGGCAAGACGGTGACGGAAATCAGCGGCTTTATCGGCTTGGGCGAGCCGGAGCTGCAGGCGCTCGTGCAACGCCTCAAGACCGCCCTCGGCACGGGCGGCACCGTCCGCGGTCAAGCCATCGAGGTGCAGGGCGACCGGGTCGAAGCGGTGATGGAGCGTTTGGAGGCCGAAGGCTTCCGCGCCGTGCGCAGTGGCGGCTAA
- a CDS encoding 2-oxoglutarate dehydrogenase E1 component, translating into MKNPTFATRWNADLIDENYARWQEDPASIDPTWQAFFEGFMLAAGGGSAPGVNGSAASAPSDQDAQHRAIKQARFTGAIYAYRSIGHTQANINPLYKEGEAPSNPRLTLERLGFEEADLDEVYWTGNYMDGTYMSVRDLLDALNETYCGSIGVEYLHIQETPIRRWLQSKMEPNRNRPQFDAAQKGRILDRLIKAEQFEKFLHTRYVGQKRFGLEGAETLIAAIDSMVYVSPLHDVKEIIMGMAHRGRLNVLANVLRKPFATIFHEFSPNYVPDTKHGDGDVKYHLGYSSTVDSTAGEGQVELHLTANPSHLEAVNPVAEGRARAHQRLRGDTAERKQVVPLLIHGDAAFAGQGVVAEVLNFSQLPGYQTGGTIHFIINNQIGFTTDPAEARSSLYCTDVAKMIEAPIFHVNGDDPEAVVWVTLLALEFRQKFGRDVVIDMYCYRRHGHNESDEPAFTQPTLYKQIKDHPNVSDIYGPKLIASGVGTKEDMEAIVKRRHDALERSYEEMKQKEADGDEVVPPEEAHVANYQPGYAFRDVNTAVDTNELNYVAEELTRIPDGFNLNPKIKRQLETKLKNYQDDEGIDWAFAESLAWGTLMLEGYHVRLSGQDVQRGTFSHRHAVLFDAVTREKYIPLMQMEKREGMLCVHNSLLSEAAVLGFDYGYSLDYPNMLCMWEAQFGDFVNGAQVIIDQFIVSSETKWQRVSGLVMLLPHGYEGQGPEHSSARLERFLQLCAEDNIQVANVSTPAQLFHILRRQMHRDFRKPLIMMAPKSLLRHKECVSKKAEFTESCFRSILPDAEEVTTPKRVIMCSGKVYYDLIAYRRDNEIKDTAIVRVEQFYPFNGELLGEILQQYASYENIVWCQEEPENMGAWTFLMPRLEKVIGRRPLYAGRDAAASPAVGSLGVHLKEQQDLVKAAFTLTA; encoded by the coding sequence ATGAAGAATCCGACATTTGCGACCCGCTGGAACGCTGACCTGATTGACGAGAACTACGCCCGTTGGCAAGAGGACCCCGCTTCGATCGACCCGACCTGGCAAGCCTTTTTCGAAGGCTTTATGCTGGCGGCCGGAGGCGGCTCCGCCCCGGGTGTAAACGGCAGTGCGGCCAGCGCCCCGAGCGATCAGGATGCCCAGCACCGGGCGATCAAGCAGGCCCGCTTTACCGGCGCCATCTACGCTTATCGCTCGATCGGGCACACCCAGGCCAACATCAATCCGCTCTACAAGGAGGGCGAAGCCCCGAGCAACCCGCGCCTGACGCTGGAGCGCCTCGGCTTTGAAGAAGCCGACCTCGACGAAGTCTACTGGACGGGTAATTACATGGATGGCACCTACATGTCCGTCCGCGACCTGCTGGATGCGCTCAATGAGACCTATTGCGGCTCCATCGGCGTGGAATACCTCCACATCCAGGAGACGCCGATCCGCCGCTGGCTGCAGAGCAAGATGGAGCCGAATCGCAACCGGCCCCAGTTCGACGCCGCGCAAAAGGGCCGCATCCTCGACCGCCTGATCAAGGCCGAGCAGTTCGAAAAGTTTCTCCACACCCGCTACGTCGGCCAAAAGCGCTTCGGCCTCGAAGGCGCGGAAACCCTCATCGCGGCCATCGACAGCATGGTCTACGTGAGCCCGCTGCACGACGTGAAGGAGATCATTATGGGCATGGCCCACCGCGGCCGCCTCAACGTGCTGGCCAACGTGCTGCGCAAGCCGTTTGCGACCATTTTCCACGAGTTTTCGCCCAACTACGTGCCCGATACCAAGCATGGCGACGGCGACGTAAAGTACCACCTCGGCTACTCCTCCACCGTCGACAGCACGGCCGGCGAGGGCCAGGTGGAGCTGCACCTCACGGCCAACCCCTCTCACCTCGAAGCCGTCAACCCGGTGGCCGAAGGCCGTGCGCGTGCCCACCAGCGCTTGCGTGGCGACACGGCGGAGCGCAAGCAGGTGGTGCCCCTCCTGATCCATGGCGACGCGGCATTTGCCGGCCAGGGCGTCGTGGCCGAAGTGCTCAATTTCTCCCAGCTGCCCGGCTATCAGACCGGCGGCACGATCCACTTCATCATCAACAACCAGATCGGCTTTACCACCGACCCGGCCGAGGCCCGCTCGTCGCTCTATTGCACCGACGTGGCCAAGATGATCGAAGCCCCGATCTTCCACGTCAACGGCGACGACCCCGAAGCCGTGGTGTGGGTGACGCTGCTCGCCCTTGAGTTTCGCCAGAAGTTCGGTCGCGACGTGGTGATCGACATGTATTGCTACCGCCGCCACGGCCACAACGAGAGCGACGAGCCGGCCTTTACCCAGCCCACCCTCTACAAGCAGATCAAGGATCACCCGAATGTCAGCGACATCTACGGGCCCAAGCTGATCGCATCGGGCGTCGGCACCAAGGAAGACATGGAGGCCATCGTCAAGCGCCGCCACGACGCCCTGGAGCGCAGCTACGAAGAGATGAAGCAGAAGGAGGCCGATGGCGACGAAGTGGTGCCGCCGGAAGAAGCGCACGTGGCCAATTACCAGCCCGGCTACGCCTTCCGCGACGTCAATACTGCCGTCGACACCAACGAGCTGAACTACGTGGCCGAAGAGCTGACGCGCATCCCCGACGGGTTTAACCTGAACCCGAAGATCAAGCGCCAGCTGGAGACCAAGCTCAAGAATTACCAGGACGACGAGGGCATCGACTGGGCTTTTGCCGAGTCCCTCGCCTGGGGCACGCTGATGCTGGAAGGCTACCATGTGCGCCTCAGCGGTCAGGACGTGCAACGCGGCACCTTCAGCCATCGCCACGCGGTGCTGTTCGACGCCGTGACGCGCGAGAAGTACATCCCGCTGATGCAAATGGAGAAGCGCGAAGGCATGCTCTGCGTGCACAACTCGCTGCTCTCCGAAGCGGCGGTGCTCGGCTTCGACTACGGTTACTCGCTCGACTACCCCAACATGCTCTGCATGTGGGAGGCCCAATTTGGCGACTTCGTGAACGGTGCGCAGGTCATCATCGACCAGTTTATCGTCTCCAGCGAGACGAAGTGGCAGCGCGTGAGCGGCCTCGTGATGCTCCTCCCCCACGGCTACGAAGGCCAGGGCCCCGAGCACTCCAGCGCCCGCCTCGAGCGCTTCCTGCAGCTCTGCGCGGAAGACAACATCCAGGTGGCCAACGTTTCCACCCCGGCCCAGCTCTTCCACATCCTGCGCCGCCAGATGCATCGCGACTTCCGCAAGCCGCTCATCATGATGGCCCCGAAGAGCCTGCTGCGCCACAAGGAGTGCGTGAGCAAGAAGGCGGAATTTACCGAAAGCTGCTTCCGCTCCATCCTCCCGGATGCCGAGGAAGTGACGACCCCGAAGCGCGTCATCATGTGCTCCGGCAAGGTCTATTACGACCTCATCGCCTACCGCCGCGACAACGAGATCAAGGACACCGCCATCGTGCGCGTCGAGCAGTTCTACCCCTTCAACGGCGAGTTGCTGGGCGAGATCCTGCAGCAATACGCGAGCTACGAAAATATCGTGTGGTGCCAGGAAGAGCCCGAAAACATGGGCGCCTGGACCTTCCTCATGCCGCGCCTGGAGAAGGTGATCGGTCGCCGCCCGCTGTATGCCGGTCGCGATGCCGCCGCCAGCCCGGCCGTAGGCTCCCTCGGGGTGCACCTCAAGGAGCAGCAAGACCTCGTCAAGGCTGCCTTCACCCTCACCGCCTAA
- the odhB gene encoding 2-oxoglutarate dehydrogenase complex dihydrolipoyllysine-residue succinyltransferase, with the protein MATEVKIPALGESISSGILATWHVQDGDMVEAGQTLYDLETDKITSEGTAEVAGKITLKAAEGDEVEIGAVVAEIDESASGGDSKAKDEGAKQEPSTSEKEPVKAESDSPEQKAVKQGGNEHQSPAVRRIAEESGVDPKGVDGSGKGGRVTKGDMLEAVERKGSAPEKAAKADAPAPKPAAPKPSAGERQTRKKMTPLRKTIAKRLVEATQETAMLTTFNEVNMEPVMTLRKTHQDAFVKQHGVKLGFMSFFTKAVVHALKAVPEVNAQIEGDEVVTNHYYDIGLAMSTPRGLMVPVVRDADQKSFAQIEQDILDYAKKAKDGKITIEDLQGGVFTITNGGIFGSMLSTPIINRPQSAILGMHNIVERPMAENGQVVIRPMMYVALSYDHRQIDGKEAVTFLVKVKQAIEDPTRLLFGI; encoded by the coding sequence ATGGCTACCGAAGTCAAAATACCCGCCCTCGGAGAATCCATCAGTTCCGGCATTCTCGCCACCTGGCACGTGCAGGATGGCGACATGGTCGAAGCTGGCCAAACGCTCTACGACCTCGAGACCGACAAGATCACGTCGGAAGGCACCGCCGAAGTCGCCGGCAAGATCACCCTGAAGGCCGCCGAAGGCGACGAGGTGGAGATCGGAGCCGTCGTGGCCGAAATCGACGAGAGCGCGAGTGGCGGCGACAGCAAGGCCAAGGACGAAGGCGCCAAGCAGGAGCCCTCCACCTCCGAGAAGGAGCCGGTCAAGGCCGAGTCTGACTCGCCGGAGCAAAAGGCAGTCAAGCAAGGGGGCAACGAGCACCAGAGCCCCGCCGTGCGCCGCATTGCCGAAGAATCGGGTGTCGACCCCAAGGGTGTCGACGGCTCCGGCAAGGGCGGTCGCGTGACCAAGGGCGACATGCTCGAAGCCGTCGAGCGCAAGGGCTCCGCCCCGGAGAAGGCCGCCAAGGCCGATGCCCCGGCCCCGAAGCCTGCCGCGCCCAAGCCCTCCGCCGGCGAGCGCCAGACGCGCAAGAAGATGACGCCCCTGCGCAAGACCATCGCCAAGCGCCTGGTCGAAGCCACGCAGGAGACCGCCATGCTCACGACCTTCAACGAGGTCAACATGGAGCCTGTCATGACGCTGCGCAAGACGCACCAGGACGCCTTTGTGAAGCAGCATGGTGTGAAGCTCGGCTTCATGAGCTTCTTTACCAAGGCCGTGGTCCACGCGCTCAAGGCCGTGCCCGAAGTCAACGCCCAGATCGAGGGCGACGAAGTGGTGACCAACCACTACTACGACATCGGCCTCGCCATGAGCACCCCGCGCGGCCTGATGGTGCCCGTCGTGCGCGATGCCGACCAGAAGAGCTTTGCCCAGATCGAGCAGGACATCCTCGACTACGCCAAGAAGGCCAAGGACGGGAAGATCACGATCGAAGACCTGCAGGGTGGCGTGTTCACGATCACCAACGGCGGTATCTTCGGCTCGATGCTCTCGACCCCGATCATCAACCGCCCGCAGAGCGCGATCCTGGGAATGCACAACATCGTGGAGCGCCCGATGGCCGAAAACGGCCAGGTCGTCATCCGCCCGATGATGTATGTCGCCCTCTCCTACGACCACCGCCAGATCGACGGCAAGGAAGCCGTGACCTTCCTCGTGAAGGTGAAGCAGGCCATCGAAGACCCGACCCGCCTGCTCTTCGGCATCTAA